TAAACAAGTCTTGATGCTGATAGTGAAGTTATTCTTGTCTTTCATCTCGATAAGTTAATATCAATGTGTAATTAAAAATTACTTGTTTCCATGATTCCTTATTACATTattacatgttgaatttctGTGTTATACTGCTTCGTCCAGTGCTCTTCCCGACTAAGTCATTTTGACATCTCTAGTCAAAATTGTAGgtatgagattctgaaaatctttATTGGCTTGGAGTAAAATGTACTGACCGCGAACATAAGAGTTCAAATCGTACAAATTGCATCTCAGACTGGCCATGATGTTAAAGAATACAAACAGAAAAACTATGGATGTTTATTTCATGCTGCTGGAAACCTATACAACACAGCAAAACCTGTatactaagaaaagaaaaaattgacAAGATAATGTATCATCGTAACTAATTTAGTCATTAATCTGATTGGGATCTATCACTGTTCCATAAACTGCTGCTCTATTCCTACTTAGTAAGTTTCTGCTGGTTGTTGGTGCTGCAGAACTCAAAGGTCCAACATTAGGAGGCAGAGGCATTTCAGCAGAATGTCCAGAAATACAAAGAGCACCAGAATCGTCTTGCAGCCAGTATACTTCAACCATAATACCTCTAGGATTTTCTTCAGATTGTGTTCCTGGAATCCCAACAAATCTGGCTCCCACAGGAATCTACATTTTGTATGTAAATAAAGATAAGTAGAGTTGAATTTATGATGCATTTAAATTTTCCTACTCCATTCTTCTTTATATGCCGTTTTAACATCATTAATTTGTTCGTTTTTACATGCCATTTTATATTATCTACACACTTTtgacttttttctttctttctcaatCTTGTAACTAAACCATAATAATTAAGAGAGGTTCAACCATTTTAATAGCCTAATTAATACTTAATTGGTATTGGTGAATAAccttaaaagacaaaaaaaaaaaaccatgacTATCATATAATCTGATCTACAAATAACTAAGCTAGGTATAATACCTGAACAGCAATTCCAGAAGTTAGGGTCAAAGTCACCATCTTTCCTTCGGCGGCAGCATTCTCTAGCTCAGCCTGCCTAGCAATATTCAAGAAAACTTCCTCAAGTGTTGCAAGACCAATTTGGATATCTGCTATACCAAATTCTCTTTCTTGATCTTGGAGCTCAGCAAAAAAATtctgtataaaaaaaataaagttataaaGGTGTTATAGATAAAAAGAGGCAGAACATGCTTGTGTGACCAAACGTTTATCATCTATCAAAAATGAATTTAAGGTACTACATATATATTATAACTATCTTAAGCTATATTTGAGTGCTGTAATGCCATTCATAGTAAAGCCAAAACGTGTAATTTGAACAAATATGCATGCAGGTGACATCTACCTCTATAGTTTCATAGAACATATATTGTATTCAATTGATTGAGCAATGTATCCAACCCAACAACATGTGCAAACCATCGAGGCAACagttaaaataaaatgaaaaaaaaagcacgcattaaaaaaatttaccaTTAAAAGCTTCTCTCTATCACGAGGTATGACGAAAGTCAGGAAAGATTTATTCTCCTCTGCTGGCACTACATCCAAATGCTGTTGACAGATTTCCCCAAATCAGAAATGAGCAGTAATGATAATAAATTACTGAATTATGTCACTCGATCAACTTACATATTTGAAAAACTGCTTTACATCCTCACGATTCTTTGCAGGCTCCACATTGCCGCTTGAAGTAGACTGTCCTACAGTGCTTTCTGTAAAACTAACATTTGTAACAAAACCAGTCCCAAACCTTGATTTCAACCTTATTGAAGTTCCAATGCATCGCAGTATACCCTTGGCCATAATTCCAATACGATCACTGAGAATGTCAGCTTCTTCCATGGAATGTGTAGTTAGAACAATGGAACGGCCTACTTTCGCATTCTGTATGATATCCCAAACAAGCCTCCTCGATATTGGATCCATACCAGTAGTCTGGCATATTAACAGTTATGAGAAAGTAGTTTGCATAATAAATAGATCAAAAGCTCATGCAGCATTGCAACATAACACATTGAGAAAATGAATTCATTTCATATTGAATCCCATGCTTCATACCGGTTCGTCCAGAATGACCAACTTTGGGTTCCCAATAAGAGCTATTGCAACACTGAGCCGGCGTCTCATTCCTCCACTATAACTCCTCGTTCTCACTTTAGCTGATCCAGTAAGTCTCACTTTTTCTAATGACTCTTGAGCAACCTTCAGTGACAACAAAGAACTCCAAATTGTCATACACTTGGTTAAGTGAGATCATCAGTCAAGCATCAAATATATACACAGAAGCAGTCTTGGTTACCCACAATTAATCTTTAATTAGAGAGCATGAAAAAGAGAATCTACAAATATTCTTATTAGAAGTTAGTTGATACCGAATTGATTGAAGACGGATGTAGGCCTTTAATACTAGCAAAGAGATGGATGTGCTCTTCGCCAGACAATGCATCCCAAAGGATGTCAAACTGTGAAAAGATGAAGTAGTTAGTTCTAGTATAGATGCAAAGgcaaaattaaaacaaaattatacAAGATAAACAGCACAAACAAATGCAAACGTAtgcataaatataaaatatcaaATGCTAAAATATGCACATAAACACACAGAAATTTCACCTGAGGACAAACTCCTATAAGTCTTCGAATGTTTGACATGGCAACAGAACTTCTAATGGAATTTCCATAAACCAAAGCTGTCAACAAGTTAATGCATGACATTATTATATTACTCTTGACCTCATACCTGTTTCCAATGTAGTTTTGATCAACAGAGAAAGAttttaaataaacatattaccATCTCCATTAGTCACTGTTGTTATGCCAGTCAAACAATTAATTGTTGTAGTCTTTCCAGCACCATTTGGTCCAAGGAGACAGAATAACTGATCCTTTGCGAAGTTCAACCACAAGCCCTGCATGTTTATTCCTAAATAAGCACCCAAACAGTACAgaaattcaaaaaaattatgGGAAAAATAAGCAGCTTAATCTGTCTGATACTGGAGTTGATATACTTTTACTTACCTTAATTGCATGATAAGGTTTAGTCTTCTTGCATTTACAACAACCAAGCGTCCTAGTCCCACTATATGTCTTTACAAGCCCTCGTACCTGAACTGCAATACCATGATCAACTAAGCCTTCACTCACATCACGCTTAACAGTGTTTTCCTCTTCAAGCACATCTTCATCTTCTGGAGTAACATGTTCTTGCAGTGGGACTGAGCCCATGCAACTACAGATGCCACCCTCTATAAAAATGGGAAACACAGTCAGAATATTAGCCTATAAAAAAACATGCATAGTAAATTTCATAGTTCACTTCACATACCTTCGACCTCATTACCACCTTTCCCAGTCCAATACCCAGGgtttaagaagtaaaacatagaTCTTCTCACACCGTATGCATTTGGAATTATATTATCAAAGTAGATAGCCAAAACACACCACAAAAAATACGTTGCCAGAAGCCAAATGTAAACACCATTCTGTCAACAGCACACAATAACAACCAGATTAACTTTTAATGCAAATAAGAGTATATAGAAAAATTAAGAAAGGTAAATTTAGTGGAAAATGTAAGGGGATCAACAGTCCATATATGGTTTTGAACTTAAAAGGTGTGCAGGCTGGAGTGTTATGCATAAGTTTACATACAATTGTTATCACGCAGTCTTCTACAGCAGAAAAATCATAATCTTCTGCACACCTTTTCCGTCCACTCCAGCTAATCCCAGCATCTTCAGGAGTTGCAGTTGCCTGAGCAAGCAAATTTACTGATACTGCCAGAAGATTTGGTGGGAAGAATGACCAGATAGTTCGTAGAGCTCTAGAAACATCTAGACCATATGGAAATCCAAATATCGTAACCAGCTGCAATGGAAAAAGGAAAGTTGAAATAATAAGAGCACAATGAAACAGTAATCCTGCATTTTCTAATTGGTATACATCTATTTCAAAAATCTACTTGAGATGAAAACCAAGCTATATACTggatacaaagattaaataatgaatctttctctttttttggtTTACAAGGACAAAAACTCTATTCGCTCCCATTATGCATCTGCAAAGGTCTGATAATATTTCCtcgctttattttttttatttctcttaaatcaagtaatatatatatatatatatatatatagagcgagagagagagagagataataACACTGTTTTTAGAAAAACAGCCTAGAAGAGGTGTTTTATGTTTAAATCATATTTTATATTCCCCCTGAAAGAGGGTGATACATATCATCCAGTATAACATGCCTATCACCCTAATACAAAATGGTGAGATCCGGTTTGTCTTATATCGTTATATGATGGAGTAAATAGTCTTGCCTGAGTAAAAAAGCCAACAATAAATACAGAGAAACCAACTGTCGTCGCGGAAGATGACTTGCTAATGAAGGTTGACAACAGGAACGCAAAACCACTCTAACATCAAATGCAAGATTATAATAGAAAAGGTTAGAATGAATAGGGatgaaataaattaataatatccCAGAGAATACAGAATATTGTCTCACCATGTTAAGCagaaaaagataaaacaaaagAAAGACAACTGCAAAACTGTTTTTCTTGAAGAAGtcaaactgaaacatcattccAAAGAGAACAAGCAAAACTGATGAAATTAATGCAAGTATTCCGTCCCATATGATCCATGACAACCAGTATGCAGATTCATAAAGACCTGTCATATTCAATGCCTGAGGAACCAAATAACCAAGAATCAAAAACATAATTGAGAAAATATGTAGACTTGAAGTACACAAGGGGTCAGCTTAACCATCAATTATATACGATTTTGAGTTAAAGGTTTCAGGTTGAGATCAAAGAGATGTGGGTGGGTGACCATGTCGCACAATCATTTTCATCCTACGTATCTAAAGAGTATTGAAGCACACCTGACGAAGTTTGAGCTCTTTCTCTGCAACCAAAGATCCTATTTGCAATACAAATCCAAACATGGAAAAAGCAAGAAAAAAAGCTGATCCAACTTGAAGCAAAGCAGAGACTCTCTCCTGCGCAGGATGTGGAAATTCCTTCAGCCCAACCACCCAGCTAAACTTTGGATCTGAAGAACCATGATAACAAAATTAGAAATGTATTTATTCAAACGATGGACACACTTTATGCATGTCAAGATTCAGTCTAAGAGCACCAGCAATTCTTAATTCTGAACACTTGGCTAATGTTTTGACAAATTCTTTATGCACACGTCACAATCTtgcaagagaaaagaaaaaaaagcgaACAAATGTTTCTCACCTCCAATGATGGACCGAGCAATTTCCCGTTCTGCTGCAATCTGAAGTGGAATTAGAAATTTCAATACAGGATCCTCAAATGAACCTCGATTTCTAACTGGGGTAGAATTAGTCTGCAAACCGTAGCTGATAATAGTAGAGTTTATTTCTCTGAAATGGAGAGCTCCTGGGCAATGCATAGGATTATTCAAAAGCCAATTATCTACATCAGCTGTTGTTCTGAATGACTTAACCTGCATTTTGCCAGTCAAACTTAAAGATTTTATGATGTTAGACCCTAAATACAGTAAGTATAGTCTTTCATCTACTCAATCCTTCTCTTGAACTAGTTTCTGCTCAACCAAAACCAACATATCCAATCATAAGAATTTGAATGCCGTAGATTCAGTATATGCTCTTGAAAAGTAAAGAGTGATATATGATCGCTCAAAGGTGCAATTAACCACTACCAGAGTCAGATAATAAGGAacttccaaaataaaaaataaaaaattagatttaaaacGCTGTTCATTCAGAGTTAGCAATAGACATccttcctaaaaataaaaaattctgcttttttttctttcacttCCTCAGGAAGAAGAACCTGCTGAGCAATACTTCCTTTTGAAGAGATTTTATTCTTGGTTTGTCTTTCAAATTTCATTTCTAGTTGAAATCAAcaacaatttattttttttccatatatcCCGACAGAAATCATTTGGAAAAGATGGTAAAAATAAGAGTTTGTAAAAGAAAATCATTTGACCAGAATTGGGTACAAAAAAGTACCAAAACCAAGAGAAGAGTACATATATCATATATGTAACACTCGATCAAAATATACTCCCTTTCATCAATAATTTCTACGTGAGCGCTTCCCACTTCTCATTCAAATTTTTGCCAGTTAGGAAGTAAACATTTCCGCTAACACTTAGTGATAATAGCAAATTACTTAATAATACAGCTCTGAACGGAAAAGATACTTTCCTACTTTCCTCAGCAATGTAGATCATACCTTATTCGACGGAATCGGCCTCTCAGGATTATTGGCCAAAATGGAATTGACAATACGATTAACTCTAACGCTGTCGTTTCCACTCCATACGAAGTCAAAACATGGCCTCTTAACGTATAATTT
The DNA window shown above is from Euphorbia lathyris chromosome 1, ddEupLath1.1, whole genome shotgun sequence and carries:
- the LOC136231956 gene encoding ABC transporter A family member 2; its protein translation is MKEEEKARTLTDMELLTGIPLLVLQFNALFKKNLLLSWRNKTSTFLQLFSSLFFIFLLFVIDKAINASTSNTTVYKTILDPQALVSPPIPPCEDKLYVKRPCFDFVWSGNDSVRVNRIVNSILANNPERPIPSNKVKSFRTTADVDNWLLNNPMHCPGALHFREINSTIISYGLQTNSTPVRNRGSFEDPVLKFLIPLQIAAEREIARSIIGDPKFSWVVGLKEFPHPAQERVSALLQVGSAFFLAFSMFGFVLQIGSLVAEKELKLRQALNMTGLYESAYWLSWIIWDGILALISSVLLVLFGMMFQFDFFKKNSFAVVFLLFYLFLLNMSGFAFLLSTFISKSSSATTVGFSVFIVGFFTQLVTIFGFPYGLDVSRALRTIWSFFPPNLLAVSVNLLAQATATPEDAGISWSGRKRCAEDYDFSAVEDCVITINGVYIWLLATYFLWCVLAIYFDNIIPNAYGVRRSMFYFLNPGYWTGKGGNEVEEGGICSCMGSVPLQEHVTPEDEDVLEEENTVKRDVSEGLVDHGIAVQVRGLVKTYSGTRTLGCCKCKKTKPYHAIKGLWLNFAKDQLFCLLGPNGAGKTTTINCLTGITTVTNGDALVYGNSIRSSVAMSNIRRLIGVCPQFDILWDALSGEEHIHLFASIKGLHPSSINSVAQESLEKVRLTGSAKVRTRSYSGGMRRRLSVAIALIGNPKLVILDEPTTGMDPISRRLVWDIIQNAKVGRSIVLTTHSMEEADILSDRIGIMAKGILRCIGTSIRLKSRFGTGFVTNVSFTESTVGQSTSSGNVEPAKNREDVKQFFKYHLDVVPAEENKSFLTFVIPRDREKLLMNFFAELQDQEREFGIADIQIGLATLEEVFLNIARQAELENAAAEGKMVTLTLTSGIAVQIPVGARFVGIPGTQSEENPRGIMVEVYWLQDDSGALCISGHSAEMPLPPNVGPLSSAAPTTSRNLLSRNRAAVYGTVIDPNQIND